GCCGCCATCCGCTTGAGGTTGTCCTGGATGATCTCTTCGCTTTCGGCGTCCAGCGCCGACGTCGCTTCGTCGAAGATCAGGATCTTCGGATCGGTCGCCAGCGCACGCGCGATCGCGATACGTTGGCGCTGCCCGCCGGACAGGTTGCCACCGCGCTCGTCGATGCGGGTGTCATACGCTTCGGGCAGTTCCAGGATGAACTCATGCGCCCCGGAAAGCTTGGCCACTTCGACCACCCGGCTCATCGGCATCGCCGGGTCGGCCATGGCGATGTTCTCGCGCACGCTGCGGTTGAACAGCAGGCTTTCCTGCAGCACCACGCCCACCTGCCGGCGCAGCCAGGTGGGGTCGACCATGGAAAGGTCCACGCCATCGACCAGAATGCGCCCACGTTCGGGCGTGTGCAGCCGCTGGATGAGCTTGGTCAGGGTGGACTTGCCGGACCCGGACGGACCGACCACACCGATGATCTCGCCGGGGGCGATGTCCAGCGACAACTCCGACAGCACTTCCGGCCCGTCAGGCCGGTAGCGGAAGGCCACATGCTCCAGCGCGATGCGTCCCTCCACGCTGGGCAGGCTGGCGCGTGAGGGCGAGCTGGCCGGCTCGGTCGGAGAATTGAGGATGTCGCCCAGCCGATCCACGGCGATGCGGGCCTGCTGGAAATCCTGCGCCAGCTGCGCAAGCCGCAGTACCGGGCCGGACACCTGGCCGGCCAGCATGTTGAAGGCCACCAGCTCGCCAACGGTCAACTTGCCATCGATCACCAGGCGCGCACCAAAGAACAGCAGCGCGACGGTGGCCAGCTTGTGGATCAGCTGGATCGCCTGCGAGCCCCAGTTGGCCAGCATGCTGGCGCGGAAACTGGCCTGGATGTAGCCGGCCAGCTGCTTGTCCCAGCGATTCTGCGCCTGCGGCTCCACCGCCAGCGCCTTCAGCGTTTCCACGCCGGTCACCGCTTCCACCAGGAACGACTGGTTCTCCGCACCACGGATGAACTTCTCGTCCAGCCGGCGGCGCAGCATCGGACCAACCAGCATCACCACGGCCGCATACAACGGCAGGGTGATCAACACGATCAGCAGCAAGGTGGGGCTGTACAGCCACATCACCAGCAGGAAGACGATGGCGAAGAACAGGTCCAGCACCACGGTCTGCGCCGAGGAGGTCAGGAAGTCGCGGATGGTTTCCAGCTCTCGCACCCGCGCCACCGAATCGCCGACCCGGCGGGCCTGGAAATAGGCCAGCGGCAGGTGGGTGAGGTGCGCGAACAGCTTCGACCCCAGTTCGGCGTCGACCCGGCTGGTGGTATGCGAGAAAAGATAGGTGCGCAGACCGCCCATGGTGACTTCAAACACCGACACCACCATCAGGCCTATCGCCAGCACTTCCAGCGTGGTGATGCCCTTGTGGACCAGCACCTTGTCGATCACCACCTGGAAGAACAGCGGGGTGATCAGCGCCATCAACTGCAGGAAGAACGAGGCCAGCAGCACATCGCGCAGCAACCGGCGGTACTTCACCAGCGCGGGAATGAACCAGCTGATATCGAAGGCACGCGCAGCGCCGGCCACCCCCTCGCGGGTGGTCATCAGCAGCAGGCGGCCATCGTAGTCCAGGGCGAAATCGGCCAGTGACTGGGTAACCGGGCGTTCGTGGTCGCCCGCGTCGAAACGCAGCACGCGCTCAGCGTCGGCTTTCAGCACCAGGGTGTAGCGCCCCCCGGCCAGGCAGGCCATCGCCGGCAGCGGGTAGTCGCCCAGACTGAAGGCATCGGCATTGACCACGCGCGCCTTCACGTCCAGACGTTTGGCGAGTTTGAGCAGATCCTGAGGGGTTATCGCACCGCCGGGATTGCCCAGCTGGTGACGCAGCTGGTCCGGCTCGGCCGGTCGGTCGAGAAACCCCAACAGCGCGACAAAGCACCCCAGCGCATTCTCGTCAGCCGCGCAGGGTTCATCCTGCAGATCAATCCTTGATCCGTCACTTGCCACTGCCCTGTCCTGTTGGCCCCTGTGGCGCGACTCTATAGCCGGCTTGTGCATTCTGTCTATCGCAGAAAACGTTTTCATGGCACGGGATCGCCGGGCGTGATGGATTTCACATTCCCCGGGGCCAATGCCCGCCCTGCCTGGCCCGGTGACACCCGCCCGGCCAGCGCCCGGGTGCCGTGCCGCATGGCATCATGCAGGTCGTCGTTCCCGCCGTTCCCAGCAATGACCATCCGCGGCAAAGCCACCTCCCTGGACATCGCCCACCTGGCCGGGGTGTCGCAGCCGACCGTCTCGCGCGCCCTGCGCGGCAGCCCGATGGTCAATCCGGAAACCCGCGAGCGCATCCTGCGCATCGCCCGGGAGCTGAACTACAAGGTCGACAAGAACGCCTCCAGCCTGCGCCTGCGCAATGCCGGCACGTTGGCCCTGCTGTTCTTCGAAGACCCCACCAACGACGACTCGCTGATCAACCCGTTCTTCCACGCCATGCTGGGCTCGATCACCCGTGCCTGCGCGCTGCGCGGCTACGA
This is a stretch of genomic DNA from Stenotrophomonas rhizophila. It encodes these proteins:
- a CDS encoding type I secretion system permease/ATPase, producing the protein MASDGSRIDLQDEPCAADENALGCFVALLGFLDRPAEPDQLRHQLGNPGGAITPQDLLKLAKRLDVKARVVNADAFSLGDYPLPAMACLAGGRYTLVLKADAERVLRFDAGDHERPVTQSLADFALDYDGRLLLMTTREGVAGAARAFDISWFIPALVKYRRLLRDVLLASFFLQLMALITPLFFQVVIDKVLVHKGITTLEVLAIGLMVVSVFEVTMGGLRTYLFSHTTSRVDAELGSKLFAHLTHLPLAYFQARRVGDSVARVRELETIRDFLTSSAQTVVLDLFFAIVFLLVMWLYSPTLLLIVLITLPLYAAVVMLVGPMLRRRLDEKFIRGAENQSFLVEAVTGVETLKALAVEPQAQNRWDKQLAGYIQASFRASMLANWGSQAIQLIHKLATVALLFFGARLVIDGKLTVGELVAFNMLAGQVSGPVLRLAQLAQDFQQARIAVDRLGDILNSPTEPASSPSRASLPSVEGRIALEHVAFRYRPDGPEVLSELSLDIAPGEIIGVVGPSGSGKSTLTKLIQRLHTPERGRILVDGVDLSMVDPTWLRRQVGVVLQESLLFNRSVRENIAMADPAMPMSRVVEVAKLSGAHEFILELPEAYDTRIDERGGNLSGGQRQRIAIARALATDPKILIFDEATSALDAESEEIIQDNLKRMAADRTVIIIAHRLSAVRQAHRIITLERGRITETGTHDTLLRAGGRYSMLYTKQMGLPAMAAPVN